A genomic stretch from Chelmon rostratus isolate fCheRos1 chromosome 14, fCheRos1.pri, whole genome shotgun sequence includes:
- the spns3 gene encoding protein spinster homolog 3, whose amino-acid sequence MEPNGSATSPQDRPMPRWSLSSGSGLHYGSFVNSLSSLTPQAVEKSAIPPRRAYIAVAVLCYVNLINYMERYTIAGVLLNIQKFFVISDSTAALLQTVFICSFLLMAPLFGYLGDRYNRKYIMIGGLSVWLVTAAASSFVTESYFWLLMVLRGLVGIGEASYSTIAPTIIGDLFFGAQRSTMICIFYIFIPVGSGLGYITGAGIATLTGDWHWALRITPIMGVVGLVLLVLLCPNPPRGAAETCGEGVTRKSSYLEDVKYLLKNKSYVWSSLGVTATAFLVGALAFWTPTFLSRARVFQGLLPACSAEPCNATDSYIFGAVTVVTGILGGCLGTLLSRRFRGNMPNVDPLICAVGLLGSGPCLFIAIFVASASIPTTYVFIFLGEVLISLNWAVMADILLYIVIPTRRSTGEALQITVCHLLGDAGSPYLVGVISDAIRRSNPETHGWNFRSLKYSLMVCVFVGILGGVFFLMTAVYISEDKKAVLQFIEDDLPPQQGPASEPSTELSNQEK is encoded by the exons ATGGAGCCAAATGGATCAGCGACATCCCCCCAGGACAGGCCGATGCCCCGATGGAGCCTGAGCTCCGGCTCCGGTCTACATTATGGCTCTTTCGTAAACAGCCTTTCATCACTCACACCACAGGCGGTGGAGAAATCCGCCATACCTCCCAGACGTGCCTATATAGCTGTAGCTGTGCTGTGCTACGTCAACCTGATCAACTACATGGAACGGTACACAATAGCAG GCGTCCTCCTCAACATTCAGAAGTTCTTTGTTATAAGCGACAGCACAGCTGCACTTCTGCAAACAG tcttcatctgcagcttcttACTCATGGCCCCTCTCTTTGGTTACCTTGGGGACCGCTACAATCGGAAATACATCATGATTGGTGGTTTGAGCGTGTGGCTTGTGACTGCGGCCGCCAGCTCTTTCGTCACTGAGTCG TACTTCTGGCTTCTGATGGTGTTGCGAGGCCTGGTGGGGATAGGAGAGGCCAGCTACTCCACCATTGCTCCCACCATCATCGGTGACCTCTTTTTTGGGGCTCAACGGAGCACTATGATCTGCATCTTCTACATCTTTATCCCTGTGGGAAG TGGTCTTGGATACATAACAGGGGCAGGGATCGCGACCCTCACAGGGGACTGGCACTGGGCTCTCAGG ATCACTCCGATCATGGGTGTAGTGGGACTTGTCTTGCTGGTCCTCTTATGCCCTAACCCACCCAGGGGTGCTGCTGAAACCTGCGGGGAGGGAGTTACAAGGAAGAGCTCATACCTGGAAGATGTCAAGTATCTTCTGAAAAA TAAAAGTTATGTGTGGTCATCACTGGGAGTGACGGCGACTGCCTTCCTCGTCGGAGCCCTGGCTTTCTGGACGCCCACTTTCCTCTCCAGAGCTCGGGTCTTTCAGGGGCTCCTGCCTGCATGCAGCGCAGAGCCCTGCAACGCCACAGACAG TTATATCTTCGGAGCTGTGACGGTGGTGACGGGCATTCTGGGAGGGTGTCTTGGCACTCTTTTATCAAGACGGTTTAGGGGCAACATGCCAAACGTGGACCCTCTCATCTGTGCAGTAGGCCTGCTGGGATCAGGCCCCTGCCTCTTTATTGCCATCTTTGTGGCATCGGCGAGCATTCCCACCACTTAT GTATTCATTTTCTTAGGTGAAGTATTGATATCTCTGAACTGGGCTGTCATGGCTGATATATTGCTG TACATCGTTATACCAACCAGACGGTCAACAGGTGAGGCTCTCCAGATTACAGTCTGCCATCTCCTGGGTGATGCTGGGAGTCCTTACCTAGTAGGAGTG ATTTCTGATGCTATACGGAGATCCAATCCTGAGACTCATGGTTGGAACTTCCGCAGTCTGAAGTACAGCCTCATGGTGTGCGTATTTGTTGGGATCCTGGGCGGAGTGTTTTTCCTCATGACTGCAGTCTACATTAGCGAAGACAAGAAAGCTGTTCTGCAATTCATTGAAG aTGATCTTCCACCACAACAGGGGCCTGCATCTGAGCCCTCCACAGAACTCAGCAACCAGGAGAAATGA